In one Hemitrygon akajei chromosome 3, sHemAka1.3, whole genome shotgun sequence genomic region, the following are encoded:
- the LOC140725379 gene encoding coagulation factor X isoform X3 translates to MEFWFSYKNLNPCRSNPCLNGGLCRLNDYKYICLCPPLWKGKNCESENLDCEYKNGFCQQYCSINRTAQIPTCSCAEGYQLNQDQKHCSASVKYPCGRIPLYGSPTRTFIEEEYSLNDTDTDFEHLTKLNYSESDARIRIIGGDLCRRGFCPWQVLIHTKNGYGFCGGTLINNRWVVTAAHCFDTIHPHSVTVGEFDKLRTETWEQNVLVKKFLTHPQYNPETYDNDIALLYLNQSVNFTFAVAPICLPNHNLGKLLLQSGKGGMVSGWGITAKRGRLSRFLLRVQLPYIEQATCMKSTKLEVTDNMFCAGYADEYKDSCRGDSGGPYAVLYRDTWYLTGVVSWGEGCANAGKYGLYTRVPAYLSWIHDNLLQHSY, encoded by the exons CCATGCTTGAATGGTGGTTTATGTAGACTCAACGACTACAAGTATATCTGTCTCTGCCCTCCCCTGTGGAAAGGGAAGAACTGTGAATCAG AAAACCTCGACTGTGAATATAAGAATGGCTTCTGTCAACAGTATTGCAGCATCAACAGAACGGCACAAATACCAACGTGTTCCTGCGCTGAAGGTTATCAGCTAAATCAAGATCAAAAGCACTGCTCTGCAAGTG tgaaatACCCATGTGGGAGAATACCTCTATACGGATCACCAACTCGCACATTCATTGAGGAAGAATATTCCCTCAACGATACAGATACAGACTTTGAACACTTAACAAAGTTAAATTACTCTGAATCAGATGCTCGGATACGAATTATTGGTGGAGACCTTTGCAGACGGGGATTTTGTCCTTGGCAG GTATTGATACATACCAAGAATGGTTACGGATTCTGTGGCGGAACATTGATCAACAATCGTTGGGTTGTGACGGCTGCTCATTGCTTTGATACAATACATCCACACTCAGTTACAGTAG GTGAATTTGATAAGCTCCGGACAGAGACCTGGGAACAGAATGTTTTGGTGAAGAAGTTTCTGACACACCCTCAGTATAATCCAGAAACATATGACAATGATATTGCCCTGTTGTATTTGAATCAGTCTGTGAATTTTACTTTCGCTGttgctccaatttgcctgccCAATCACAACCTGGGCAAGCTGCTACTGCAAAGTGGGAAAGGGGGAATGGTAAGTGGTTGGGGCATAACCGCCAAAAGAGGCAGACTATCCCGATTCTTGCTAAGAGTGCAGCTTCCTTACATTGAACAGGCCACTTGCATGAAGTCAACAAAATTGGAAGTTACAGATAATATGTTCTGTGCTGGATACGCAGATGAGTACAAGGATTCCTGCAGAGGGGATAGTGGGGGACCGTACGCAGTTTTATATCGAGACACGTGGTATCTGACTGGTGTAGTTAGTTGGGGTGAAGGCTGTGCCAATGCAGGAAAGTATGGATTATATACTAGGGTGCCAGCTTACTTATCATGGATACATGATAATTTATTACAACACAGCTACTGA